Proteins co-encoded in one Mycobacterium mantenii genomic window:
- a CDS encoding TetR/AcrR family transcriptional regulator, protein MVRITRPHPSVKPGAKVDARSERWREHRKKVRNEIVDAAFRAIDRLGLSVREIAEEAGTAKPKIYRHFHDKSDLFQAIGERLRDMLWAAIFPSIDLKTDSAREVIRRSVEEYVVLVDKHPNVLRVFIQGRSAASPQILDEGRGITLAVADMFDNELREMELDHAAVELAGHAAFGCAASATEWWLGPEPDSPRLMTREQFVAHLTTIMMGVIVGTAEALGIRMNPDLPVHDMVAGDSAAS, encoded by the coding sequence GTGGTGAGAATTACCCGACCCCACCCCAGCGTCAAGCCTGGGGCCAAGGTTGACGCGCGCAGCGAACGCTGGCGCGAGCACCGCAAGAAAGTGCGCAACGAAATCGTCGACGCGGCCTTCCGCGCGATCGATCGCCTCGGGCTGTCCGTGCGGGAGATCGCCGAGGAGGCCGGCACCGCCAAACCGAAGATCTACCGGCATTTTCACGACAAGTCCGACCTGTTCCAGGCGATCGGGGAGCGTCTGCGCGACATGCTGTGGGCGGCGATCTTCCCGTCCATCGACCTGAAAACCGACTCGGCCCGCGAGGTGATCCGGCGCAGCGTCGAGGAGTACGTGGTCCTGGTCGACAAGCACCCCAACGTGCTGCGCGTGTTCATCCAGGGCCGGTCGGCGGCCAGCCCCCAGATCCTCGACGAGGGACGCGGAATCACCCTGGCCGTGGCCGACATGTTCGACAACGAGCTGCGCGAGATGGAGCTCGACCACGCGGCGGTCGAACTGGCCGGGCACGCGGCCTTCGGCTGCGCCGCGTCGGCCACCGAGTGGTGGCTGGGTCCCGAGCCGGACAGCCCGCGCCTGATGACGCGCGAGCAATTCGTCGCGCACCTGACCACCATCATGATGGGTGTCATCGTCGGCACCGCCGAGGCGCTGGGCATCAGGATGAACCCTGACCTGCCGGTTCACGACATGGTGGCCGGTGACTCGGCCGCGAGCTGA